In Salmo salar chromosome ssa03, Ssal_v3.1, whole genome shotgun sequence, a single genomic region encodes these proteins:
- the LOC106599315 gene encoding suppressor of cytokine signaling 6, giving the protein MKKICLKTIRKSFNLKSREEGKDIVPQPNSATDISTDSVFGKCYSKELVRNDFDHEEEKGPKNRSKGESLMGSLKRRLSAKQKNKIKESSTSVTSEDDTFSCSSAPIFFNDVKSQHHLRSNSHHYSPTPWALRAANSEETCIRMDGKVKAMIHSSDPSPSLNGILKEFPDPQRDRPFQDSTENTEPQNGDLHLGIDNENVPAIIGLASQDYIHYAMPLDDELDPAESLDSSSPMDEMPQPERFPPFADEEPIDQEKLMSPDIFMDPSVNRLLSDAECALIQDSRIEPPLSPLLSLPPGSHIRRSFLVYGGSSHSHGAERVLHHLNFDPNSAPGVGRVYDAVQHSGPMIVTSLTVELKKLAKQGWYWGPITRWEAEEKLASLPDGSFLVRDSSDDRYLLSLSFRSQGKTLHTRIEHSNGSFSFYEQPDVEGHISIVELIEHSIIDSESGAFCYSRSRTPGTAMYPVRLTNPISRFMQVRSMQYLCRFVIRQYTRIDLIQKLPLPNKMKDYLQEKHY; this is encoded by the coding sequence ATGAAGAAAATTTGTCTGAAAACGATACGAAAGTCATTCAACCTAAAAagcagagaggagggaaaagATATTGTACCACAGCCAAATTCAGCTACCGACATCTCAACAGATTCAGTGTTTGGAAAATGTTACAGCAAAGAACTTGTTCGTAACGACTTTGATCATGAGGAGGAGAAAGGCCCGAAGAACCGCTCCAAGGGTGAGAGTCTTATGGGATCACTGAAAAGAAGGCTTTCGGCAAagcagaaaaataaaataaaggaaaGTTCCACATCGGTGACCAGTGAAGATGACACATTCTCGTGCTCCTCAGCACCCATATTCTTTAATGATGTCAAATCACAACACCATCTAAGATCTAATAGTCACCATTATAGCCCCACGCCATGGGCCCTCAGGGCAGCAAATTCTGAGGAAACATGCATTAGGATGGATGGGaaagtgaaagctatgatacaCTCATCAGACCCAAGCCCATCTCTGAATGGCATTCTGAAAGAATTCCCAGACCCCCAGAGGGATAGGCCTTTTCAGGATTCAACCGAGAACACTGAGCCTCAGAATGGTGATTTGCATCTAGGTATTGACAATGAAAATGTACCTGCCATCATTGGACTAGCATCTCAGGACTATATTCACTATGCAATGCCTTTAGATGATGAACTTGACCCTGCAGAAAGTTTGGATAGTTCCTCTCCAATGGATGAGATGCCTCAGCCTGAGCGATTCCCTCCTTTTGCAGATGAAGAGCCCATTGACCAGGAGAAGCTGATGTCACCAGATATATTCATGGACCCATCGGTGAATCGACTGCTCTCTGATGCTGAATGTGCCTTGATTCAAGACTCTAGAATAgagcctcctctctcccccttgctaTCTCTGCCACCTGGTAGTCACATCCGAAGGAGTTTCCTAGTATATGGTGGTTCTTCTCACTCACATGGTGCAGAGAGAGTTTTGCATCATCTCAACTTTGACCCCAATTCAGCCCCTGGCGTTGGCAGGGTTTATGATGCTGTTCAGCACAGCGGGCCCATGATTGTAACCAGCCTTACAGTAGAGCTAAAGAAACTGGCCAAGCAGGGTTGGTACTGGGGTCCTATAACGCGTTGGGAAGCTGAGGAAAAACTTGCCAGCCTGCCAGATGGGTCATTCTTGGTGCGAGACAGCTCAGACGATCGTTATCTTTTGAGCTTGAGCTTTCGTTCACAGGGTAAGACCCTCCATACCAGGATTGAACACTCCAATGGCAGTTTCAGTTTCTATGAACAGCCAGATGTGGAGGGTCACATATCAATAGTGGAACTCATTGAACATTCTATCATAGATTCTGAGAGTGGAGCCTTCTGCTATTCACGATCTCGCACACCAGGGACTGCAATGTATCCTGTCAGACTGACAAACCCTATCTCAAGGTTTATGCAGGTGCGCTCCATGCAGTACCTCTGTCGGTTTGTCATCCGTCAGTACACACGGATCGACCTTATCCAGAAGTTGCCTTTGCCAAACAAGATGAAAGATTACTTGCAGGAAAAGCACTACTGA